Proteins from a genomic interval of Paenibacillus sp. RC334:
- a CDS encoding alpha/beta hydrolase: MKRTSKLILGIASGLAVALILIILYQDSYKMTEEKIQITTPKGVLTGTLALPKDYSGKVGLVVFVHGDGPINDTYDDGYKPLWERFASKGYASLSLNKPGINGAPGNWLDQSMEDRAQEIRYAIDWASTLPMIDKQKIGLWGASQAGWVIPKIVKKEHNIAFSILVSPAVNWITQGQFNTRKEMEQEGATPQKITKRLDYNQQILQLLKKQASYEEYLKIANPDNLISKERWSFIGKNFRSDSTEELGYFNSPVLLVLAGKDINVDVKDTERVYRQKVPSELLSVIHLPEADHSMMNEKVAHSKSLTFLTAVFAPRKLVNDEYLKILADYVSQR; the protein is encoded by the coding sequence TTGAAAAGAACATCCAAGCTTATCCTTGGTATTGCGTCAGGTCTAGCTGTTGCCTTAATATTGATTATTCTATATCAAGATTCCTACAAGATGACGGAAGAAAAAATACAAATTACGACTCCTAAAGGGGTATTAACGGGTACATTAGCTTTGCCTAAGGACTACTCGGGAAAGGTTGGACTGGTTGTTTTTGTCCATGGGGATGGTCCTATCAATGACACATATGATGATGGATACAAACCACTGTGGGAAAGGTTCGCTTCCAAGGGTTACGCCTCCTTATCCTTAAATAAGCCCGGTATTAATGGCGCTCCTGGAAATTGGCTGGATCAAAGCATGGAGGACCGGGCACAGGAGATCCGATATGCAATAGACTGGGCGAGTACCTTACCGATGATCGATAAGCAGAAAATCGGCCTATGGGGAGCCAGTCAAGCAGGATGGGTCATTCCTAAGATCGTTAAAAAGGAGCACAATATTGCTTTCAGCATCCTTGTATCGCCGGCCGTGAACTGGATTACACAAGGGCAATTTAACACCAGAAAAGAGATGGAACAGGAAGGGGCTACTCCGCAAAAAATTACAAAGAGATTGGACTACAATCAACAGATTTTGCAATTACTAAAAAAACAAGCTTCTTATGAAGAATACCTGAAAATAGCCAACCCAGACAATTTGATTTCCAAAGAAAGATGGAGCTTTATAGGCAAAAATTTCCGGTCTGATTCCACCGAAGAATTAGGCTACTTTAATTCTCCTGTACTCTTGGTTCTGGCTGGAAAAGATATTAACGTTGATGTAAAAGATACTGAACGAGTATATCGACAGAAGGTGCCTTCAGAGCTGCTGTCCGTCATCCATCTACCTGAAGCCGACCATTCCATGATGAATGAAAAAGTCGCACATTCAAAATCTCTAACTTTTTTAACAGCCGTATTTGCCCCCAGAAAATTGGTGAATGATGAGTACTTGAAAATCCTCGCCGATTATGTCAGCCAGCGTTAA
- a CDS encoding MarR family winged helix-turn-helix transcriptional regulator, translating to MNNDRHKNTPRGQLELGLGEQINALISASHALNVKTAARFDPSIQPAGFHIIRWLYSYGPTSATMLAESTAMDRSSVSRLVKQLELLGYVKREASPDDRRGILLSLTELGQQKTIDALKEKEFVFYEHISRWDDEQLENFIGMLRDFNGFDHK from the coding sequence ATGAATAATGATCGACACAAAAATACGCCGAGAGGCCAATTGGAACTGGGGCTCGGCGAGCAAATCAATGCCCTCATAAGCGCCTCACATGCGCTAAATGTCAAAACTGCAGCACGTTTCGATCCTTCAATACAACCTGCGGGTTTCCATATTATCCGTTGGCTTTACTCGTACGGCCCAACAAGCGCCACTATGCTGGCGGAATCAACAGCTATGGATCGCAGTTCGGTTAGCCGTCTCGTCAAACAACTTGAGCTTTTGGGTTATGTGAAAAGGGAAGCCTCCCCTGATGATCGTCGAGGAATACTTCTATCCCTCACTGAGCTTGGACAACAAAAGACGATTGATGCTCTAAAAGAGAAAGAATTTGTATTTTACGAACACATTTCAAGATGGGACGATGAACAACTTGAAAATTTTATCGGAATGCTCAGGGACTTTAACGGATTTGATCACAAGTAA
- a CDS encoding helix-turn-helix domain-containing protein has product MDNVVSEWAESHFPLYTADSIHSLYSTSNFPMYKIHESVTVLIAIASGKGILRINDQMYELMEGSVILLPAHSHAALITNLQQPLHAYKLLIRTREQANSLPTGVMMRKSEVASNANIQFFPYEPAIVAHVEDLYIHRLPASEARHVQNQIIFHQIILQLLKQQEAKYAASEQPSMEHSITYLENHYSEKIMREQLAAIAGVSRSHYSIQFKQLTGFSPNEYLSRLRVHRAKELLISGSGTLREIAMKVGYKDEFYLSRRFKQHTGASPSSYNRGSSQRVAVLLIPYASHLLLLGLEPAVTISESSEYVKTNGLEPPQTMKFISTNCSAEQVNSVLLDTNIELIIAAKQHLHQYGLNPEHLRVVAPIVEISWMEMGWKEHLRRIAHAVQRSDRAEQWLAAFEKEEQAARSLVQQCAVAHEIITILVIKPDKLLVYGARNVGYIIYQSLGLRPPELIGQEMKKRGDQFHSIPIEISELAAYAGSQLLVAMFPDEKGSTAHSEMIFKSSYWNSLPAVQRNNVHLLDLDEWLPYNPVSIRLQLQRAVALFTSNQ; this is encoded by the coding sequence GTGGATAACGTTGTCTCGGAATGGGCAGAGTCCCATTTTCCTTTATATACTGCTGACAGTATCCATTCGCTGTACAGCACCTCGAATTTTCCGATGTATAAGATTCATGAGAGTGTAACCGTGCTGATTGCGATTGCCAGCGGCAAAGGCATTCTCAGGATTAATGATCAAATGTACGAACTCATGGAAGGGAGTGTCATCCTTCTCCCAGCCCATAGCCATGCCGCTTTAATTACGAATCTCCAGCAACCACTTCATGCTTATAAGCTTTTAATCCGTACGCGAGAGCAGGCAAATTCTCTGCCCACAGGTGTAATGATGCGGAAAAGCGAGGTGGCCTCCAATGCCAATATTCAGTTTTTCCCTTACGAACCTGCGATTGTGGCCCATGTGGAGGATCTGTATATTCATCGTTTACCTGCTAGTGAAGCCCGTCATGTGCAAAATCAAATTATCTTTCACCAAATCATTCTTCAACTGTTGAAACAGCAGGAGGCCAAGTATGCTGCCAGTGAGCAGCCGTCGATGGAACACAGCATTACTTATTTGGAAAATCACTATAGCGAGAAAATAATGCGTGAGCAGTTGGCCGCGATTGCAGGCGTAAGCCGATCACATTATTCTATCCAGTTTAAGCAGCTTACCGGTTTTTCCCCGAACGAATACTTGTCGCGGCTGCGCGTTCACCGAGCCAAAGAACTGTTAATTAGCGGATCAGGCACGCTCCGGGAAATTGCAATGAAGGTAGGTTACAAGGATGAATTTTATCTAAGCCGTCGTTTTAAGCAGCATACAGGAGCATCACCTTCAAGCTACAACCGCGGATCATCCCAGCGTGTGGCTGTATTGCTCATACCTTACGCCAGCCATCTGTTGCTGCTTGGGTTGGAACCTGCTGTCACCATTTCGGAAAGCAGCGAATATGTGAAGACGAATGGTCTGGAGCCGCCGCAAACGATGAAGTTTATAAGCACGAACTGCTCTGCTGAACAGGTGAACTCGGTATTGCTCGATACCAACATTGAGTTGATCATTGCAGCCAAACAGCATTTGCACCAATATGGGCTGAATCCTGAGCATTTGCGAGTTGTAGCGCCTATCGTGGAAATTTCATGGATGGAAATGGGATGGAAAGAGCATCTGCGTCGTATCGCACATGCTGTTCAGAGGAGCGATCGGGCAGAGCAGTGGTTGGCTGCTTTTGAAAAGGAAGAACAGGCAGCCCGTTCACTGGTACAGCAATGCGCAGTCGCTCATGAAATTATAACGATTCTGGTGATTAAGCCGGATAAGCTGCTCGTTTACGGAGCGAGAAATGTCGGATATATTATCTATCAATCGCTTGGACTGCGGCCTCCTGAATTGATTGGGCAGGAGATGAAGAAGCGTGGGGACCAATTTCATTCTATTCCCATTGAGATATCCGAACTCGCAGCTTATGCCGGGTCGCAATTATTGGTTGCTATGTTTCCGGATGAGAAGGGCTCCACCGCACATAGTGAAATGATATTCAAGTCCTCCTATTGGAACAGCCTTCCCGCTGTACAGCGGAATAATGTACATCTGCTTGACCTGGATGAATGGTTGCCCTACAATCCGGTTTCTATTCGTTTGCAGCTTCAACGCGCGGTAGCTTTATTTACAAGTAACCAATAG
- a CDS encoding N-acetyltransferase, protein MSPESIDIVAYQKQDYEAVCKLLVESFKTKFQALVTLEDQDIQQLLMKVWVQDPNSSTMKQFVVKENQEVVGVLSLKWKAPSSSLPKTKPISWAPLIKQFGCFNVFKFLTGMHALEYKPASDECYIDHLAIRSSHRNQGIGRRFLAFAQQFTVESGFHVLTLHVEHKNQGAIRLYQKLAFEVEQSKCNGLRHFWFKEPVWHLMTWKETKLHSRREHL, encoded by the coding sequence ATGAGTCCAGAATCAATTGACATTGTTGCTTATCAAAAGCAAGATTATGAAGCTGTATGTAAGCTCTTAGTGGAATCATTTAAAACTAAATTTCAAGCTCTTGTTACACTGGAAGATCAGGATATACAGCAGCTACTCATGAAGGTCTGGGTTCAAGACCCTAATTCTTCAACTATGAAGCAATTTGTAGTTAAAGAGAACCAAGAAGTTGTCGGTGTTCTCTCCCTCAAATGGAAAGCACCTTCCTCTTCGCTCCCTAAAACAAAACCCATTTCTTGGGCTCCGCTCATAAAACAGTTTGGCTGCTTCAATGTATTTAAATTTTTGACAGGTATGCATGCGCTGGAATATAAGCCTGCCTCAGATGAGTGCTATATTGATCATTTGGCGATTCGCTCAAGTCATCGTAATCAGGGAATAGGACGACGTTTTCTAGCTTTCGCACAGCAATTTACGGTTGAATCCGGTTTTCATGTGTTGACGCTTCATGTAGAGCATAAGAACCAGGGGGCCATCCGTTTGTATCAGAAACTAGCGTTTGAAGTAGAACAATCCAAATGCAATGGATTGCGACATTTTTGGTTCAAGGAGCCTGTATGGCATCTGATGACTTGGAAAGAAACTAAACTGCATTCGAGGAGAGAACACCTTTGA
- a CDS encoding IS630 family transposase yields MPTKSSSEFVARMENILETYALPYDPEIPLICMDEQPVQLLDHSRPPQQMKPGQVQKEDYEYIRKGSCSLFMFTEPLAGWRHVQASERRTKSDWALQIQELLEVHYPEAKKIRLVMDNLNTHTISSLYETFEPERALALAKRLEIHYTPKHGSWLNIAEIELSALTIQCLNRRIASIHELQGEVSAWERERNQTKKSVEWQFTTEQARGKLKHLYPQI; encoded by the coding sequence ATTCCCACTAAATCCAGCAGCGAATTTGTGGCTCGTATGGAGAATATTCTGGAAACGTATGCCCTGCCATACGACCCGGAAATTCCGTTGATTTGTATGGATGAGCAGCCCGTGCAGTTGCTGGATCATTCGCGGCCTCCACAACAGATGAAGCCTGGACAAGTTCAGAAAGAAGATTATGAATATATCCGTAAAGGAAGCTGCAGCCTGTTTATGTTCACGGAGCCGCTTGCTGGTTGGCGTCACGTGCAGGCTTCGGAAAGACGCACGAAATCTGACTGGGCCCTGCAGATTCAGGAGCTGCTAGAAGTTCATTATCCAGAGGCGAAAAAAATTCGACTGGTCATGGACAACTTGAATACGCATACGATTTCGTCCTTGTATGAAACCTTTGAGCCTGAGCGCGCTTTGGCTTTAGCGAAACGCTTGGAAATTCATTACACGCCTAAACATGGTAGTTGGCTGAACATCGCTGAGATTGAACTCAGTGCACTGACGATTCAGTGCCTGAACCGTCGAATCGCCTCCATTCACGAATTGCAAGGCGAGGTATCGGCTTGGGAACGAGAACGCAATCAAACGAAGAAATCGGTTGAATGGCAGTTTACTACCGAGCAGGCTAGAGGTAAATTAAAACATCTCTATCCTCAAATTTGA
- a CDS encoding TetR/AcrR family transcriptional regulator, translating into MPYPKGHKMKVRSKIVESAAQAFRANGIHDVSVPFIMKGAGLTHGGFYSHFDNKEELVAEACRYAVSDTLALLQKAVDQEEQDPKINVIIDYYLSIHHRDQTEMGCIIPALSVDIARSSEEIRQIFTQELTRMITFISRLAGMDLSKGSALFSSMVGSLVLARSVNDPELSDSLLSAGKQHAKALVNA; encoded by the coding sequence ATGCCTTATCCAAAAGGCCATAAGATGAAAGTGCGGAGTAAGATCGTTGAAAGTGCTGCCCAGGCTTTTCGCGCCAACGGTATCCACGATGTAAGTGTGCCCTTTATTATGAAAGGGGCCGGATTAACTCACGGCGGGTTCTATTCACACTTTGACAACAAAGAAGAGCTAGTCGCCGAAGCCTGTCGCTATGCTGTCAGTGATACCCTCGCACTTCTTCAGAAGGCTGTTGACCAAGAAGAGCAAGATCCCAAAATTAATGTTATCATCGACTACTATTTAAGCATCCATCACCGTGATCAAACAGAAATGGGCTGTATTATTCCTGCTCTTTCCGTAGACATAGCCCGTTCTTCCGAAGAAATCCGGCAGATATTCACGCAGGAGCTGACACGAATGATTACGTTTATCTCCCGTTTGGCAGGAATGGATCTGTCCAAAGGTAGCGCGTTGTTCAGCAGCATGGTCGGTTCTCTTGTGCTTGCACGTTCAGTTAATGATCCTGAACTGAGCGACAGCCTTCTCTCGGCAGGCAAACAGCACGCCAAAGCACTGGTTAATGCCTGA
- a CDS encoding iron ABC transporter permease, translating into MILSALVRKQRLILLVSLGLIVLTAIASMAWGYSSLSFDRLIPVLFGQGTFKEEFVLFSVRLPRIFITLLSGMALALSGSILQSITRNDLADPGIIGINSGAGVAIACFFLYFPIDVGSFIYVLPLVAFIGALVTAALIYVFSYSRTSGLDPIRLVLVGVGFSLALSGIMIVIISSAERSKVDFIAKWIAGNIWGTDWPFIWALLPWLILLIPFTLYKSQRLNLLALSEPSAIGVGLKLERERLVLILTAVAAAASAVSVTGGIAFIGLMAPHMAKALVGPRNQLFIPVAVLLGGWLLLTADTIGRNLTDPDGIPAGIMVSLIGVPYFAYLLLRK; encoded by the coding sequence ATGATTCTGTCCGCTCTTGTTCGAAAACAACGCCTGATCCTGCTCGTCAGTTTAGGGCTAATTGTTCTAACCGCTATAGCCAGCATGGCCTGGGGATACTCGTCTTTGTCGTTTGACAGGCTGATCCCTGTTTTGTTCGGCCAAGGCACCTTCAAAGAAGAGTTTGTTCTGTTTTCCGTCCGACTGCCACGGATTTTTATTACATTGCTATCGGGCATGGCGCTTGCGTTGTCAGGCTCCATTCTGCAAAGTATCACCCGCAACGACTTGGCCGACCCAGGCATCATCGGCATTAATTCTGGCGCGGGCGTAGCCATTGCGTGCTTCTTTCTGTACTTCCCGATCGATGTCGGATCGTTCATTTATGTTTTGCCACTTGTCGCTTTTATTGGCGCATTGGTAACAGCAGCTTTGATCTATGTTTTCTCGTATAGCCGAACGAGCGGACTTGATCCCATCCGGCTTGTACTGGTGGGGGTTGGTTTCTCCCTTGCGCTGTCGGGGATCATGATTGTAATCATCTCCTCGGCTGAACGATCGAAGGTCGATTTTATCGCGAAATGGATTGCGGGCAATATATGGGGCACGGACTGGCCGTTCATTTGGGCACTGCTTCCTTGGCTGATCCTGCTTATACCGTTTACCTTGTACAAGTCTCAGCGGCTCAATCTTCTTGCTTTGAGCGAACCATCGGCGATTGGCGTCGGTCTGAAGCTTGAACGAGAACGCCTCGTTCTTATTCTGACGGCGGTCGCCGCGGCTGCATCTGCGGTATCTGTCACGGGCGGTATCGCGTTTATTGGGTTGATGGCCCCGCACATGGCCAAGGCACTGGTCGGGCCACGCAATCAGTTGTTCATTCCCGTCGCTGTTCTGCTTGGCGGCTGGCTGCTGTTAACCGCGGACACGATCGGTCGCAATCTCACAGATCCCGACGGTATTCCCGCAGGCATCATGGTGTCGTTAATCGGTGTGCCTTATTTTGCTTATTTACTGCTCAGGAAGTAG
- a CDS encoding iron-hydroxamate ABC transporter substrate-binding protein, whose amino-acid sequence MKKLFIPLVLLLVVVLSACGGNQANHAENGKSSSSEATSDSKSKSTTFVYQSENGPVEVPTHPQRVVVLTRFLTGNVMALGVPLVGVDEMSKTNPNFEEKLKGAEAVTDESLEKIIELNPDLIIGLSDIKNVDKFKQIAPTVTYTYGKVDFLTQQREIGKLLNKEKEAQAWIDDFTVRAQKAGKEIKAKIGANATVSVIETFNKQLYVYGDNFGRGTEILYQEFGLTMPKKVKEATQKEGYFALSSEVMKDYLGDYVIFSKNADEDNSFQNTETYKNIPAVKNQHVFEANAKAFYFNDPLSMEYQLKFFIQHFLDQ is encoded by the coding sequence ATGAAAAAGCTTTTTATTCCGCTGGTACTTTTACTTGTGGTTGTATTGAGTGCTTGTGGCGGAAATCAAGCGAACCATGCCGAGAATGGTAAAAGTTCGTCCTCTGAGGCTACTTCGGACTCGAAATCGAAATCTACCACATTCGTCTATCAATCCGAGAATGGACCCGTGGAGGTTCCGACCCATCCGCAACGCGTCGTTGTGCTTACCAGGTTCTTGACGGGTAACGTGATGGCGCTCGGTGTGCCTCTGGTCGGCGTGGACGAAATGTCCAAGACCAACCCGAATTTTGAAGAGAAGCTGAAAGGCGCAGAGGCGGTTACGGACGAAAGTCTGGAGAAGATCATCGAGTTGAATCCGGATCTTATTATCGGGCTTTCAGATATTAAGAACGTCGATAAATTTAAGCAAATCGCTCCTACTGTCACTTATACATATGGCAAGGTGGATTTCTTAACCCAGCAACGTGAAATCGGAAAATTGTTGAATAAAGAAAAAGAAGCACAAGCCTGGATCGATGATTTTACAGTCCGTGCCCAAAAAGCCGGAAAAGAAATCAAGGCGAAGATCGGTGCCAACGCGACGGTTTCGGTCATCGAGACATTCAATAAGCAGCTCTATGTCTATGGCGATAACTTTGGCCGTGGAACAGAAATTCTCTATCAGGAGTTCGGACTCACCATGCCGAAGAAAGTCAAGGAGGCGACCCAGAAAGAAGGTTATTTTGCCTTATCGTCTGAGGTTATGAAAGATTACTTGGGTGACTATGTCATTTTCAGTAAAAACGCGGATGAGGACAATTCGTTCCAGAATACCGAAACGTACAAGAATATTCCCGCGGTCAAGAATCAACATGTCTTCGAGGCTAACGCGAAGGCGTTCTACTTTAACGATCCACTGAGCATGGAATACCAATTGAAATTTTTCATTCAGCATTTTCTCGACCAGTAA
- a CDS encoding MerR family transcriptional regulator, whose amino-acid sequence MKEHITISQLSQLMNVSVHQLRYFEEKGILYPSYTEKNQYRMYGLHEIYQLSHILLLRKLNVSVGQIEKCMTSYATDDYNQLLEDSLQRVQDEIANLKLLEQFIHKVLKEHHNLTHQDNEYQIRLLGPRHLKLWFAFERDQELTARDLFEQRPAPPQLFENDLHYLSDSGQVKLCYETTDMTDTADYILEEGSYLYKHFSVTEDDEIEYEIQQLERYVTQHQYKCQSKIILVEKSYLSMFDNNKLQYEIQVKVK is encoded by the coding sequence TTGAAAGAACACATTACGATCAGCCAGCTTTCACAGCTTATGAATGTATCTGTACATCAACTGCGATATTTTGAAGAAAAGGGGATCCTGTATCCGTCATACACAGAAAAAAATCAATATCGAATGTACGGGCTTCATGAAATTTATCAGCTTTCCCATATTTTATTGCTACGTAAATTAAATGTCTCTGTGGGTCAGATTGAAAAATGCATGACTTCCTACGCTACCGATGATTACAACCAGCTTTTAGAGGATTCGCTGCAGAGGGTACAGGATGAAATAGCTAATTTGAAGTTGCTCGAACAGTTTATTCACAAAGTGCTAAAAGAACATCATAACCTCACTCATCAGGACAATGAGTATCAGATTAGGCTGCTAGGTCCCCGACATTTAAAGCTGTGGTTTGCATTTGAGAGAGATCAAGAGCTCACTGCCAGGGATTTATTCGAACAACGACCCGCTCCACCTCAGTTATTTGAAAATGATCTGCATTATCTATCTGACTCTGGACAAGTGAAGCTATGTTATGAAACGACAGATATGACAGATACAGCTGACTATATTCTGGAAGAAGGCAGCTATCTTTATAAGCATTTTTCCGTCACTGAAGACGACGAGATTGAGTATGAAATCCAACAATTAGAGCGCTATGTCACTCAGCACCAATATAAGTGCCAAAGCAAGATTATTTTAGTAGAAAAATCCTACCTATCCATGTTCGACAACAACAAGCTGCAATATGAGATTCAAGTAAAAGTAAAATAA
- a CDS encoding radical SAM/SPASM domain-containing protein, with product MVKTFKKVYIEITSICNLACSFCPQTQRVKKFIDPEIFRDVLDQVKPHTDFIYLHVKGEPLLHPKIDLLLESAHEKGLKVNITTNGTLLPKTGHKLLGQPALRQMNFSLHSFDGHEGSVDREGYLGNIFTFVREAVKHNVIISFRLWNLTQDNLTNVQRQRNRETLERLEQEFGLDYRIEEKVIPGSGIKIAPNVYLNQDHEFEWPSLSAPEDDGKGFCHALRSQAAVLVDGTVVPCCLDGEGVINLGNVHEQSFSDIVEGERANRLYFGFSKREAVEELCRKCGYRKRFGT from the coding sequence ATGGTGAAGACTTTCAAAAAGGTATATATTGAAATTACAAGTATCTGTAATCTCGCTTGCAGCTTTTGCCCTCAGACGCAGCGTGTTAAAAAATTTATTGATCCGGAAATTTTTCGCGACGTTCTTGACCAGGTCAAGCCGCATACGGATTTCATTTATTTGCATGTAAAAGGAGAGCCGTTGCTCCATCCGAAGATTGATCTTTTGCTGGAGAGCGCTCATGAAAAAGGATTGAAAGTGAATATTACCACCAACGGCACTTTGCTGCCCAAAACCGGACATAAGCTGTTGGGTCAACCCGCGCTACGGCAGATGAATTTTTCGCTTCACAGCTTTGACGGGCATGAAGGCTCGGTAGATCGGGAAGGGTATTTGGGCAATATTTTTACGTTTGTAAGGGAAGCTGTGAAGCATAATGTCATTATCTCGTTCCGTCTCTGGAACCTGACTCAAGATAATTTGACTAATGTGCAGCGTCAGCGCAACCGTGAGACACTTGAGCGACTGGAGCAGGAGTTTGGGCTGGACTACCGGATTGAGGAAAAGGTTATACCTGGGAGTGGGATTAAAATTGCCCCCAACGTTTATTTGAATCAGGATCACGAATTTGAATGGCCTAGCCTGAGTGCCCCGGAGGATGATGGCAAAGGCTTTTGCCATGCGCTTCGCAGCCAGGCGGCGGTATTGGTGGACGGAACAGTTGTCCCTTGCTGTCTGGATGGGGAAGGCGTTATTAATTTAGGTAACGTGCATGAGCAATCTTTTTCCGACATTGTTGAAGGGGAGCGTGCAAATCGCTTGTACTTCGGGTTCTCCAAGAGAGAAGCGGTGGAAGAGCTGTGCCGCAAATGCGGGTACCGTAAACGATTTGGAACATAA
- a CDS encoding iron ABC transporter permease, with protein sequence MKIKQHAFPFAYKLFGSVLALIFCFIISMIFGAAETTLHDLWLALTSGTKEDKFLILREIRLPRELAAMLVGAAFAVSGAIMQGVTRNPLADPGLLGLTSGANMALALAFVFIPGINYFGIMVACFLGAALGAVLVIVLSSMRRGNLSPIRVVLAGAAVSAFLYAISDGVSIAFKISKDVSMWTAGGLIGTTWGQIQAIAPVILLGIMVALMLSNQLSILSLSDEVAAGLGQNLVWIKSILFVLVIVITGASVALVGNMAFVGLMIPHIVRKMVGTDYRYILPFSTFVGATFMLLADTLGRTINAPYETPVAAIVAMLGLPFFLLVVRRGGKAFL encoded by the coding sequence ATGAAGATTAAACAACATGCCTTTCCTTTTGCGTATAAGCTCTTTGGCAGCGTGCTGGCGCTCATTTTTTGTTTCATCATTTCAATGATATTCGGTGCAGCGGAAACGACGCTCCACGACCTGTGGCTTGCTCTCACCTCGGGTACCAAGGAAGACAAGTTTCTCATCCTGCGTGAGATTCGGCTACCCCGCGAGCTGGCGGCTATGCTGGTCGGCGCCGCTTTTGCCGTGTCCGGTGCTATTATGCAGGGAGTTACCCGCAATCCGCTGGCCGATCCGGGCTTGCTGGGCCTGACTTCCGGCGCCAACATGGCGCTCGCGTTGGCTTTCGTATTCATACCGGGCATAAACTACTTCGGCATCATGGTGGCCTGCTTTCTCGGGGCCGCTCTGGGAGCAGTTTTGGTCATCGTCCTTAGCTCAATGCGCCGAGGCAACCTGTCCCCGATCCGAGTCGTGCTGGCGGGAGCGGCTGTATCCGCGTTTCTGTATGCCATCTCTGATGGCGTCAGCATCGCATTTAAGATTTCAAAGGATGTATCCATGTGGACCGCCGGGGGTCTGATCGGAACAACGTGGGGACAAATACAGGCCATTGCGCCAGTCATCCTTCTCGGCATTATGGTAGCTTTGATGCTTTCCAACCAACTGAGTATTCTCAGCCTGAGTGACGAAGTGGCGGCAGGATTGGGCCAAAATCTGGTATGGATCAAATCCATCCTGTTTGTCCTTGTCATTGTGATTACGGGCGCATCGGTTGCGCTTGTCGGAAACATGGCATTCGTGGGTCTAATGATTCCTCATATCGTCCGCAAGATGGTTGGCACCGATTATCGGTATATCCTGCCTTTCTCGACTTTTGTAGGAGCTACGTTCATGCTGCTCGCAGATACGCTGGGCCGCACGATTAATGCACCTTACGAGACGCCAGTGGCAGCCATCGTGGCGATGCTAGGCTTGCCCTTCTTTCTGCTCGTTGTGCGTAGAGGAGGTAAAGCTTTCTTATGA
- a CDS encoding SDR family NAD(P)-dependent oxidoreductase, which produces MMANPIVVITGGTSGLGQLVAIELAKRGTHLVMTARSKDRAEATKKIIKDMIPSTKVDFFFGDLSLMKDVRRMGNEISTAYPKIDVLLNNAGLHAFEQRVTSEGFAEMIAVNYLAPWLLTHALQYSLKNAGSARIVNVASEASRNHGELKLPEDLTNIAPFTPRGSSAIYGKTKLYNIMFTGELARQWTGTGISVNALNPGFNVTGLGRELWFASMLERFLNFFHIGDPRRGADIMTRLIVDPQYQAVTGGYFNVGTGHSIVPVDPSGDIAMQNKLWNCTKELLQQRGLLNNMT; this is translated from the coding sequence ATGATGGCTAATCCGATTGTTGTAATAACTGGCGGAACGAGTGGTCTGGGGCAACTCGTTGCGATTGAATTGGCTAAACGTGGTACTCATCTTGTCATGACAGCCAGGAGCAAGGATCGCGCTGAAGCTACTAAAAAAATTATAAAAGATATGATACCCTCAACAAAAGTAGACTTTTTTTTCGGGGACCTATCCTTAATGAAAGATGTCAGACGTATGGGGAACGAGATTTCAACTGCATACCCCAAAATAGATGTGCTTTTGAATAATGCAGGACTGCATGCATTCGAACAAAGGGTAACCTCCGAGGGATTTGCAGAAATGATAGCTGTGAACTATTTAGCACCGTGGTTATTGACGCACGCCTTACAGTATTCCTTGAAAAATGCAGGAAGCGCCAGAATTGTAAATGTTGCCTCTGAGGCTTCACGCAATCATGGTGAGCTTAAGCTCCCTGAGGATTTGACCAATATAGCTCCTTTTACTCCCAGAGGCTCGTCTGCAATATATGGGAAAACCAAGCTGTATAACATTATGTTTACTGGTGAACTGGCACGTCAATGGACTGGAACGGGGATCAGTGTTAATGCTCTGAATCCAGGGTTTAATGTTACAGGTCTTGGACGTGAGCTATGGTTTGCATCAATGCTTGAGCGTTTTTTGAATTTTTTTCATATTGGTGATCCACGCAGAGGAGCTGATATTATGACTCGTTTAATTGTGGATCCGCAGTACCAGGCAGTTACAGGAGGGTATTTTAATGTAGGAACCGGACATTCAATTGTACCTGTAGACCCCAGTGGAGATATTGCTATGCAAAATAAACTGTGGAATTGTACGAAAGAATTACTACAACAAAGAGGGCTTCTTAACAATATGACCTGA